A single region of the Streptomyces sp. NBC_01381 genome encodes:
- a CDS encoding alpha-amylase family glycosyl hydrolase — MSALPPQPVIHEINTWVWLRELERRTGRPVGLGDVSKDAWDEITPHGVDAVWLMGVWERSPEGLGIALADPALRAAFTGALPDAGEDDIVGSPYCIRRYTVDERIGGPDGLAVARAELDRRGIGLLLDYVPNHVAPDSPWLTEHPDYFVRGTRDDLERDPAAYYETGGAVYARGRDPYFAPWPDVVQLNAYSTSLREGTTDVLRRIGGICDGVRCDMAMLMMNDVFGRTWGERAGPMPPQDFWPTVITAVRERRPGMTFVAEAYWDLEWELKEQGFDFCYDKRLYDRLVHESPESVRGHLQADLDYQRHLVRFLENHDEPRAAETLGPAKERAAATLIATLPGATLWHEGQFTGRRTHLPVFLTRRPDETPDVPQRAFHEQLLARVHKTRMRTGEWRLLSCDGWPDNPTHRSLLAWCWSGEAGRHVIVVNLSDRRAQAMIRLPWPELAGSVWQLSDLMGGVRYERDGDELLAPGLYTDLEAWGSHILSFEAGRG; from the coding sequence ATGAGCGCGCTGCCACCGCAACCCGTGATCCACGAGATCAACACCTGGGTGTGGCTGAGGGAGCTGGAGCGCCGCACCGGCCGGCCTGTGGGCCTCGGTGACGTGTCCAAGGACGCCTGGGACGAGATCACACCGCACGGCGTCGACGCCGTCTGGCTGATGGGCGTGTGGGAACGCAGCCCCGAAGGCCTCGGCATCGCGCTGGCCGACCCCGCCCTGCGCGCCGCGTTCACCGGTGCGCTGCCGGACGCGGGCGAGGACGACATCGTCGGATCCCCGTACTGCATCCGCCGCTACACAGTCGACGAGCGCATCGGCGGGCCCGACGGGCTCGCCGTGGCGAGGGCGGAACTCGACCGGCGCGGCATCGGACTCCTCCTCGACTACGTGCCCAACCACGTGGCACCGGACAGCCCCTGGCTCACCGAGCACCCCGACTACTTCGTGCGGGGCACGCGGGACGACCTGGAGCGCGACCCGGCCGCGTACTACGAAACCGGCGGCGCCGTGTACGCGCGCGGCCGGGACCCCTACTTCGCGCCCTGGCCCGACGTCGTCCAACTCAACGCGTACAGCACCTCGTTGCGCGAAGGGACCACCGACGTGCTGCGGCGCATCGGCGGGATCTGCGACGGGGTCCGCTGCGACATGGCGATGCTGATGATGAACGACGTCTTCGGCAGGACCTGGGGTGAGCGGGCCGGACCGATGCCGCCGCAGGACTTCTGGCCGACGGTCATCACCGCCGTGCGCGAGCGACGGCCCGGCATGACCTTCGTCGCCGAGGCCTACTGGGACCTCGAATGGGAGCTCAAGGAACAGGGCTTCGACTTCTGCTACGACAAGCGCCTCTACGACCGGCTCGTCCACGAGAGCCCGGAATCGGTGCGCGGCCACCTCCAGGCGGACCTCGACTACCAGCGCCACCTCGTCCGCTTCCTGGAGAACCACGACGAACCACGCGCCGCCGAGACCCTCGGCCCCGCCAAGGAACGGGCCGCGGCCACGCTCATCGCCACCCTGCCAGGCGCCACGCTCTGGCACGAGGGCCAGTTCACCGGACGCCGCACACACCTGCCCGTCTTCCTGACGCGGCGCCCCGACGAGACACCGGACGTCCCCCAGCGGGCCTTCCACGAGCAGCTCCTCGCGCGCGTCCACAAGACCCGTATGCGTACCGGTGAATGGCGACTCCTGAGCTGCGACGGCTGGCCCGACAATCCCACCCACCGGTCGTTGCTCGCGTGGTGCTGGTCGGGCGAAGCGGGCCGGCATGTCATCGTGGTCAATCTGTCCGACCGGCGGGCCCAGGCCATGATCAGGCTGCCGTGGCCGGAACTGGCGGGCAGCGTATGGCAGTTGAGTGACCTCATGGGCGGGGTGCGGTACGAGCGGGACGGCGACGAACTGCTCGCCCCCGGCCTCTACACCGACCTCGAAGCATGGGGCAGCCACATCTTGTCCTTCGAGGCGGGCCGTGGCTGA
- a CDS encoding SulP family inorganic anion transporter codes for MRGTPPGVRTLSGYRRKWLVKDVVAGVVLTTLLVPQGMAYAELAGLPPITGLYTSVLCLLAYAVFGPSRILVLGPDSSLGPMIAATILPLIAADGDPERAVALASVLALMVGAITLLAGVAKLGFIADLISKPTMIGYMNGLALTILIGQLPKLFGFSTDADGLLGEVADFASGLADGETVPAALAVGAGGIVLVLVMQRWLAKVPAVLVMVVLAMAVSVLFDLGEHEVRLVGELPEGLPPLTIPDVRLDDLAPLFVGALGIALVSLADTISNASAFAARTGQEVRGSDEMVAIGSANLAAGLFQGFPVSTSGSRTAVAERAGAKSQLTGVVGAVLIVLMLVLVPGLFRSLPQPALAAVVITASLSLADIAGTRRLWHQRKAEFLLSVVAFLGVALLGVLPGIAVAVGLSILNVFRRAWWPYIAVLGRVPGLGGYHDIRSYPEAERLPGLVILRFDAPLFFANAKSFRGEVLRLARGEPRPRWILIAAEPVTDVDTTAADVLEELDRTLNELGINLVFAELKDPVRRKVERYELTRTIDPHHFFPTVEAAVAAYREETGAGAERTAGGSSPGGEPGGPT; via the coding sequence GTGCGCGGCACACCGCCCGGCGTGCGGACGCTCTCGGGCTACCGCCGGAAGTGGCTCGTCAAGGACGTCGTCGCGGGGGTCGTCCTCACGACTCTGCTGGTGCCGCAGGGAATGGCGTACGCGGAACTGGCCGGCCTGCCTCCGATCACCGGCCTGTACACCTCCGTGCTGTGCCTGCTCGCCTACGCCGTCTTCGGCCCGTCCCGGATCCTGGTGCTCGGTCCCGACTCCTCGCTCGGCCCGATGATCGCGGCGACGATCCTGCCGCTGATTGCCGCCGACGGGGATCCCGAACGGGCCGTCGCTCTCGCCTCGGTGCTCGCGTTGATGGTCGGGGCGATCACACTCCTGGCCGGAGTGGCGAAGCTCGGCTTCATCGCCGACCTGATCTCCAAACCCACCATGATCGGCTACATGAACGGCCTGGCCCTGACCATCCTGATCGGCCAGTTGCCGAAGCTGTTCGGCTTCAGTACGGACGCCGACGGGCTGCTCGGTGAGGTGGCCGACTTCGCGAGCGGTCTGGCCGACGGGGAGACCGTGCCCGCCGCCCTTGCGGTCGGCGCGGGCGGGATCGTGCTGGTCCTGGTCATGCAGCGCTGGCTGGCCAAAGTACCGGCGGTCCTCGTGATGGTGGTCCTCGCGATGGCCGTGTCGGTGCTCTTCGACCTGGGCGAGCATGAGGTGCGGCTCGTGGGTGAACTGCCCGAGGGGCTGCCGCCGTTGACGATCCCCGATGTCCGCCTGGACGACCTGGCCCCGTTGTTCGTCGGAGCGCTCGGCATCGCCCTGGTGTCCCTCGCCGACACCATCTCCAACGCCTCGGCGTTCGCGGCCCGCACGGGTCAGGAGGTGCGGGGCAGCGACGAGATGGTCGCGATCGGCTCCGCGAACCTGGCGGCCGGCCTGTTCCAGGGCTTCCCCGTCAGCACCAGCGGGTCGCGGACGGCGGTGGCCGAGCGTGCGGGAGCCAAGTCCCAGCTCACCGGGGTCGTCGGGGCGGTGCTGATCGTCCTCATGCTGGTCCTGGTCCCGGGTCTCTTCCGCAGCCTGCCGCAGCCCGCGCTCGCCGCCGTGGTCATCACGGCGTCGCTCTCGCTGGCCGACATCGCGGGGACGAGGCGGCTGTGGCACCAGCGCAAGGCCGAGTTCCTGCTGTCCGTCGTGGCCTTCCTCGGCGTGGCCCTGCTCGGCGTGCTGCCCGGCATCGCGGTCGCGGTCGGCCTCTCCATCCTGAACGTCTTCCGGCGCGCCTGGTGGCCGTACATCGCGGTGCTCGGACGGGTGCCCGGCCTGGGGGGCTACCACGACATCCGTTCCTACCCGGAAGCCGAACGCCTGCCGGGCCTGGTGATCCTCCGCTTCGACGCCCCGCTGTTCTTCGCCAACGCCAAGTCCTTCCGGGGCGAGGTGCTGCGCCTCGCCCGCGGTGAGCCGCGGCCGCGCTGGATCCTGATCGCGGCCGAGCCCGTCACCGACGTGGACACCACTGCCGCCGACGTACTGGAGGAGCTGGACCGGACGCTCAACGAGCTGGGCATCAACCTCGTGTTCGCCGAGCTCAAGGATCCCGTACGGCGCAAGGTCGAACGCTACGAGCTGACCCGAACCATCGACCCGCACCACTTCTTCCCCACGGTCGAGGCGGCCGTCGCCGCGTACCGCGAGGAAACCGGTGCGGGCGCGGAACGGACCGCCGGCGGTTCATCCCCTGGGGGTGAACCGGGCGGTCCGACGTGA
- a CDS encoding diacylglycerol kinase family protein, whose translation MAELSGPGGGAWLARASLAAAGGAVLVPAVFAGLRTFGLLAVGLIGMWATVAAVWWILTRRGVLRVLSVALALAAPAWVVLAYTRAHLAWVVAVSGALWLLAAGTGRAALTRREDSSSTAAKAAMAPMAEHPASQARHPFLIMNPRSGGGKVTQFALREKAEALGAEVLLLEGPEETDVAEAARKAASEGADLLGVAGGDGTQALVADVAASLGLPFLVIPAGTRNHFALDLGLDREDPAKALDALRDGVELHVDLGRAAGRPFVNNVSFGAYAEVVQSPAYRDGKTRTTLELLPDLLLAHEGACLTAHAGSHTFSAPQALLVSNNPYGTGDVAGLGRRARLDSGELGCVGVKIAGAAQAAGLLRGRRSTGTTRTTATDVVVEADREWIPVGVDGEALRLRVPVRIEVRPLALRVLVPRQRPGVRRARPPLDWRLLGRLAYRGAP comes from the coding sequence GTGGCTGAGCTGAGCGGTCCGGGGGGAGGAGCATGGCTGGCGCGCGCGTCACTGGCCGCCGCCGGGGGAGCCGTGCTCGTCCCCGCCGTTTTCGCGGGACTGCGGACCTTCGGCCTGTTGGCCGTCGGACTCATCGGCATGTGGGCCACTGTCGCCGCGGTCTGGTGGATCCTCACGCGGAGGGGAGTGCTGAGGGTCCTGTCCGTGGCCCTCGCGCTCGCGGCCCCGGCCTGGGTCGTCCTGGCGTACACCCGGGCCCACCTGGCGTGGGTCGTCGCGGTGTCGGGCGCGCTGTGGCTGCTCGCGGCCGGCACCGGCCGCGCCGCCCTCACCCGGCGGGAGGATTCCTCCTCGACGGCTGCGAAGGCTGCGATGGCTCCGATGGCGGAGCATCCGGCGTCGCAGGCCCGTCACCCCTTCCTGATCATGAACCCCCGCTCGGGCGGCGGCAAGGTCACCCAGTTCGCCCTGCGCGAGAAGGCCGAGGCCCTGGGCGCCGAGGTGCTGCTCCTCGAAGGTCCGGAGGAGACCGACGTGGCCGAGGCCGCCCGCAAGGCCGCGTCGGAGGGAGCGGACCTGCTCGGGGTGGCCGGTGGTGACGGCACCCAGGCGCTGGTCGCCGACGTAGCCGCCTCGCTCGGGCTCCCCTTCCTGGTGATCCCGGCAGGAACCCGCAATCACTTCGCGCTCGACCTGGGCCTCGACCGCGAGGACCCGGCCAAGGCGCTGGACGCGCTGCGCGACGGAGTGGAGCTCCACGTCGACCTCGGCCGCGCGGCCGGCAGGCCGTTCGTCAACAACGTGTCGTTCGGGGCCTACGCCGAGGTCGTGCAGAGTCCCGCCTACCGTGACGGGAAGACCCGCACCACCCTGGAGCTGCTTCCCGACCTGCTTCTTGCGCACGAAGGCGCATGTCTCACCGCCCACGCCGGGTCGCACACCTTCTCCGCGCCGCAAGCCCTCCTGGTGAGCAACAACCCGTACGGCACCGGCGACGTCGCGGGCCTCGGTCGCCGTGCGCGACTGGACAGCGGCGAGCTGGGCTGCGTCGGGGTGAAGATCGCCGGCGCCGCGCAGGCCGCGGGACTGCTGCGGGGCCGACGGTCCACCGGTACGACGCGGACGACCGCGACGGACGTCGTGGTCGAGGCCGACCGGGAGTGGATTCCCGTCGGCGTCGACGGTGAGGCCCTGCGCCTGCGCGTGCCCGTGCGCATCGAGGTACGGCCGCTGGCCCTGCGGGTGCTCGTGCCCCGGCAGCGGCCGGGCGTGCGCCGGGCCCGTCCGCCGCTGGACTGGCGGCTGCTCGGCCGACTCGCCTACAGGGGAGCCCCGTAG